A DNA window from Daucus carota subsp. sativus chromosome 3, DH1 v3.0, whole genome shotgun sequence contains the following coding sequences:
- the LOC108210387 gene encoding uncharacterized protein LOC108210387 isoform X1, producing the protein MMLSSVQSKWPHTCILVLLILYKLTVSASKSSSVSYLKHCASVVPEATPTTYNANVSFPYLRTLTSFIKGNQRIFRRNSFYTSLTSVNFHSVRDIYETDLHGVYKIDAELSFSVYSNNNIYDLVSNSTHGRSSRRPRMYGQLIFLLHGFWSESSGKGCFIGSAPWYSSEGEPLNLEVMFKLNFSMSSTYSNSFVTGELKSLSHLNDESYFSPISILSFPEVTWYEYKLISEENLKGFNVFNNTKKRSVLGSQTGEICSIFNRNYITFNLEYASSCSSSLKNCSLLDGKPEYRPTSVSLHSIQCNEYENKMRFLVHLTNSSRVGGYEMFDPSTTLFGEGFWYEKTNSLVLVACKISSSNSFGDAHVGDCSFRLSLYYPSVWSIEHRDRAAGHIWTNKTAEDVGYFGMINFRTSDACIKAPSLKYEYTEIEKVNKFFPKKAVTREETFPTGHYHDMRFDMSVPNSEYFGWGSAEPIFIGDESYADFSVFIQQSRQGGFGKTLESQGRYAEVVSHNIPLNISYKLIFFSNGDAKLGAGHSSLNTSLNSFGQLVISAEGVYDAETGHLCMVGCRNLVSNNLLDCDILLNFQFSGSMKTQGGLVKGSMQSTREQSDELFFQHLNITSSRFSDSDAERSLWRIDLEITMILISNMNACIFVCFQLYHVKRYPSTVPYMSLVMLVILTLAHMVPLVLNFEAQFLRQHTRNIYLNSYSWLEVNEVIVRVAKMVAFLLQFQLLRLAWTARHTGDSNQSGISVAERKTLLVSLPIYIVGGMVAFFLKSTRNSHSKGPLALNCSRACQQQQNLWGDFIAYASLILDGFLFPQVLLNIFQMSRRSALSTPFVLGTTFVHSIPHAYHLYQAKNYVPAHDGPDVYVNRSAELYSSAWDIISPLVSLLLVAIIFLQQRYGGRFFLPKKFQGVEIMRRSVSN; encoded by the coding sequence ATGATGTTAAGTTCTGTCCAATCTAAATGGCCTCATACTTGTATTCTTGTCTTGTTGATTCTGTACAAGTTGACAGTTTCAGCAAGTAAATCATCATCAGTCTCTTACTTGAAACACTGTGCTTCTGTTGTCCCTGAGGCAACTCCAACAACTTATAATGCAAATGTTTCCTTCCCTTATCTGAGAACATTAACTTCTTTTATCAAAGGCAACCAAAGAATCTTCCGCAGGAACTCATTCTATACTTCTCTAACTTCCGTCAATTTTCACTCAGTAAGAGATATCTATGAAACAGATCTTCACGGGGTTTACAAGATTGATGCAGAATTAAGTTTCAGTGTGTacagtaataataatatttatgatcttGTAAGCAATTCAACTCATGGGAGATCATCTCGACGTCCCAGGATGTATGGTCAATTGATTTTCTTGCTGCATGGATTCTGGTCAGAGTCTTCTGGGAAAGGTTGCTTTATAGGATCTGCTCCTTGGTACTCCAGTGAAGGTGAGCCTCTCAATCTTGAAGTTATGTTTAAGCTGAATTTTTCTATGAGTTCCACATATTCTAATAGTTTTGTAACTGGGGAGTTAAAAAGCCTGAGTCACTTGAATGATGAGAGTTATTTTAGTCCGATTTCAATATTGTCTTTTCCAGAAGTAACGTGGTATGAGTACAAGTTGATATCTGAGGAAAATCTGAAAGGTTTCAATGtatttaataatactaaaaaaagaTCAGTTCTTGGTTCACAAACTGGAGAAATTTGTTCCATTTTCAACAgaaattatattacttttaattTGGAGTATGCTAGCAGTTGCAGCAGTTCTCTGAAGAATTGTTCTCTGCTTGATGGAAAACCTGAATATAGACCCACTTCAGTTTCCTTGCACTCCATTCAATGCAATGAATACGAAAACAAGATGCGGTTTTTGGTACACCTTACTAACAGCAGCCGTGTTGGGGGGTATGAAATGTTTGATCCCAGCACAACATTGTTTGGGGAAGGATTCTGGTACGAAAAAACAAATTCTTTAGTCCTTGTTGCTTGCAAGATTTCAAGTTCAAATTCTTTTGGAGATGCTCATGTTGGGGATTGTTCGTTTCGGTTGAGCCTGTATTACCCTTCAGTATGGTCAATTGAACAtagagacagagctgcgggacaTATTTGGACGAATAAGACTGCAGAAGATGTAGGCTACTTTGGCATGATCAATTTTAGGACTTCTGATGCATGTATTAAAGCTCCTTCTCTAAAGTACGAATACACTGAAATTGAGAAGGTAAATAAGTTTTTCCCAAAGAAGGCTGTAACAAGGGAAGAGACATTCCCAACTGGACATTATCATGATATGAGGTTTGACATGTCTGTCCCGAATTCAGAGTATTTTGGTTGGGGTTCTGCAGAACCCATTTTCATAGGCGATGAATCGTATGCTGATTTTTCTGTCTTCATACAACAATCAAGACAGGGAGGTTTTGGAAAAACTTTAGAATCCCAGGGCAGGTATGCAGAAGTTGTTTCCCATAACATTCCATTGAATATCAGttacaaattaatttttttctcaaatggCGATGCCAAATTGGGAGCTGGCCATTCTTCACTGAATACATCCCTAAATTCATTCGGTCAGCTGGTTATCTCTGCCGAAGGCGTTTATGATGCTGAAACAGGACACCTTTGCATGGTTGGCTGTAGAAATCTGGTCTCCAACAATTTACTGGACTGTGATATATTACTGAATTTCCAGTTTTCAGGATCAATGAAGACTCAAGGTGGTTTAGTTAAAGGTAGCATGCAAAGCACAAGGGAACAAAGTGACGAGCTTTTCTTTCAGCACTTGAACATTACATCATCCCGGTTCTCTGATTCTGATGCAGAGCGATCTCTATGGAGGATTGATTTAGAGATCACCATGATTTTGATCTCGAACATGAATGCATGTATATTTGTTTGCTTCCAACTTTACCATGTGAAAAGGTACCCTAGTACTGTTCCTTATATGTCACTTGTTATGCTTGTGATCCTTACATTGGCGCACATGGTCCCTCTTGTGCTAAACTTTGAAGCACAGTTCTTAAGGCAACATACGCGGAATATATACCTAAATAGTTATTCATGGCTCGAAGTGAACGAGGTGATTGTAAGAGTTGCTAAAATGGTAGCCTTCCTCCTGCAATTTCAACTTCTCCGGTTAGCCTGGACAGCACGACATACAGGTGATAGTAATCAATCCGGCATATCAGTTGCTGAGAGAAAGACTTTATTAGTTTCATTGCCGATATACATTGTTGGTGGGATGGTTGCATTTTTCTTGAAATCAACGAGGAATTCCCATAGCAAGGGGCCGCTTGCACTTAACTGTTCACGAGCTTGCCAGCAACAACAAAATCTCTGGGGGGATTTTATAGCATATGCTAGCCTGATACTTGATGGCTTTCTATTCCCTCAAGTCCTTCTTAACATATTTCAGATGTCAAGGCGCAGTGCTCTGTCTACGCCATTTGTCCTAGGAACGACATTCGTTCATTCAATACCTCATGCCTACCATCTTTATCAAGCCAAAAACTATGTTCCTGCACATGATGGTCCGGATGTCTATGTGAATCGTAGTGCAGAGTTGTATTCTTCGGCTTGGGATATTATCAGTCCACTGGTGAGTTTGTTGCTTGTTGCAATCATATTTTTGCAGCAAAGATATGGTGGCCGCTTTTTCCTTCCTAAAAAATTTCAGGGAGTTGAAATTATGCGCAGAAGTGTGAGCAATTAG
- the LOC108212332 gene encoding uncharacterized protein LOC108212332, producing MGRIAVNIRASPMGGANRSANATWHDMDQHSRWHPIEIFVLTRCIPENTLSTLAVATGKIKDNVSNLYTRGYTLSLPSSTIFLARATEDHRAWDADVLNDLFNERDRALIEQIPIPSRSRPDSWYWPLDDKGMFTVKSCYRSIRGECTNTEGGFWKQLWSLQLPGKIINLLWRACKNVLPTASELIKKHVNIDLMCPWCRSQPETPVHMLFMCTFAKEMWSKIGFQDIIPVDENVTVLQVLINAFRGSNRDKRALIGLFYWSIWFRRNTWVWDKQSISVFGVHSMALQLLQDWRRSQECSEGSDHRSERTQIRRWCRPREGWIKVNIDAACHHQSEFIGMGCVARDDRGSFVRA from the exons ATGGGAAGAATAGCAGTcaatataagagcatctccaatgggaggTGCCAATAGGAGTGCCAATGCTACGTGGCATGACATGGACCAACACTCTCGTTGGCACCCCATTGAGAT CTTTGTCTTAACAAGATGCATTCCTGAAAATACTCTTTCCACGCTTGCTGTTGCCACTGGCAAGATCAAAGACAATGTTAGTAACTTGTATACCAGAGGATACACTTTGTCCCTTCCTAGTTCAACCATTTTTTTGGCAAGAGCG ACTGAAGATCATAGAGCATGGGATGCAGATGTGTTGAATGATTTGTTTAACGAGCGTGACAGAGCATTGATCGAGCAGATTCCAATACCTAGTCGAAGTAGACCTGATTCATGGTACTGGCCTTTGGATGATAAAGGTATGTTTACTGTCAAGAGTTGTTACAGAAGTATTCGAGGAGAGTGTACAAATACTGAAGGTGGATTTTGGAAGCAGTTGTGGAGTCTTCAGTTGCCTGgtaagattataaatttattgtggAGGGCTTGTAAAAATGTGTTACCCACGGCTTCAGAGTTAATTAAAAAGCATGTCAATATCGACTTGATGTGTCCATGGTGCCGTTCACAACCTGAAACTCCAGTGCATATGCTGTTTATGTGTACATTTGCTAAGGAGATGTGGAGTAAGATAGGATTTCAAGATATTATTCCTGTAGACGAAAATGTAACAGTGCTACAAGTTTTGATTAATGCTTTCAGGGGTAGTAATCGAGATAAACGAGCTCTCATCGGTTTGTTTTATTGGAGTATCTGGTTTAGACGCAATACTTGGGTGTGGGATAAGCAGTCCATATCAGTGTTTGGGGTACATTCTATGGCTTTGCAATTGCTACAAGATTGGAGACGCAGTCAGGAGTGTAGTGAGGGTAGTGATCATCGAAGCGAACGAACACAAATTCGACGCTGGTGTAGACCTCGGGAAGGGTGGATTAAAGTAAATATAGATGCTGCTTGTCATCATCAGTCAGAGTTTATAGGAATGGGTTGTGTTGCTAGAGATGACAGGGGTAGTTTTGTACGTGCTTGA
- the LOC108212333 gene encoding uncharacterized protein LOC108212333, translating into MSPREAEAWSFRAALLWMKEWRTQKCIFELDAKSVVDAVHDIRGYSNFHTIIEECEEILKHFQEVLVVFENRSANQVAHELAQVAYSMTDPMEWVDYAPDFLLCNLISDEY; encoded by the coding sequence ATGTCGCCACGGGAGGCTGAGGCATGGAGCTTTAGAGCGGCTTTATTATGGATGAAAGAATGGAGGACCCAGAAGTGTATTTTTGAACTAGACGCAAAATCAGTAGTAGATGCAGTGCATGATATTAGAGGGTATTCTAATTTTCACACTATAATTGAAGAGTGTGAAGAAATTCTAAAACACTTTCAAGAAGTGTTAGTTGTGTTTGAAAATAGATCTGCGAATCAAGTTGCCCATGAGTTAGCACAGGTGGCTTATTCCATGACAGATCCTATGGAGTGGGTGGATTATGCTCCAGACTTTCTGCTTTGTAATCTTATTTCTGATGAGTATTAA
- the LOC108210387 gene encoding uncharacterized protein LOC108210387 isoform X3 produces the protein MRFLVHLTNSSRVGGYEMFDPSTTLFGEGFWYEKTNSLVLVACKISSSNSFGDAHVGDCSFRLSLYYPSVWSIEHRDRAAGHIWTNKTAEDVGYFGMINFRTSDACIKAPSLKYEYTEIEKVNKFFPKKAVTREETFPTGHYHDMRFDMSVPNSEYFGWGSAEPIFIGDESYADFSVFIQQSRQGGFGKTLESQGRYAEVVSHNIPLNISYKLIFFSNGDAKLGAGHSSLNTSLNSFGQLVISAEGVYDAETGHLCMVGCRNLVSNNLLDCDILLNFQFSGSMKTQGGLVKGSMQSTREQSDELFFQHLNITSSRFSDSDAERSLWRIDLEITMILISNMNACIFVCFQLYHVKRYPSTVPYMSLVMLVILTLAHMVPLVLNFEAQFLRQHTRNIYLNSYSWLEVNEVIVRVAKMVAFLLQFQLLRLAWTARHTGDSNQSGISVAERKTLLVSLPIYIVGGMVAFFLKSTRNSHSKGPLALNCSRACQQQQNLWGDFIAYASLILDGFLFPQVLLNIFQMSRRSALSTPFVLGTTFVHSIPHAYHLYQAKNYVPAHDGPDVYVNRSAELYSSAWDIISPLVSLLLVAIIFLQQRYGGRFFLPKKFQGVEIMRRSVSN, from the coding sequence ATGCGGTTTTTGGTACACCTTACTAACAGCAGCCGTGTTGGGGGGTATGAAATGTTTGATCCCAGCACAACATTGTTTGGGGAAGGATTCTGGTACGAAAAAACAAATTCTTTAGTCCTTGTTGCTTGCAAGATTTCAAGTTCAAATTCTTTTGGAGATGCTCATGTTGGGGATTGTTCGTTTCGGTTGAGCCTGTATTACCCTTCAGTATGGTCAATTGAACAtagagacagagctgcgggacaTATTTGGACGAATAAGACTGCAGAAGATGTAGGCTACTTTGGCATGATCAATTTTAGGACTTCTGATGCATGTATTAAAGCTCCTTCTCTAAAGTACGAATACACTGAAATTGAGAAGGTAAATAAGTTTTTCCCAAAGAAGGCTGTAACAAGGGAAGAGACATTCCCAACTGGACATTATCATGATATGAGGTTTGACATGTCTGTCCCGAATTCAGAGTATTTTGGTTGGGGTTCTGCAGAACCCATTTTCATAGGCGATGAATCGTATGCTGATTTTTCTGTCTTCATACAACAATCAAGACAGGGAGGTTTTGGAAAAACTTTAGAATCCCAGGGCAGGTATGCAGAAGTTGTTTCCCATAACATTCCATTGAATATCAGttacaaattaatttttttctcaaatggCGATGCCAAATTGGGAGCTGGCCATTCTTCACTGAATACATCCCTAAATTCATTCGGTCAGCTGGTTATCTCTGCCGAAGGCGTTTATGATGCTGAAACAGGACACCTTTGCATGGTTGGCTGTAGAAATCTGGTCTCCAACAATTTACTGGACTGTGATATATTACTGAATTTCCAGTTTTCAGGATCAATGAAGACTCAAGGTGGTTTAGTTAAAGGTAGCATGCAAAGCACAAGGGAACAAAGTGACGAGCTTTTCTTTCAGCACTTGAACATTACATCATCCCGGTTCTCTGATTCTGATGCAGAGCGATCTCTATGGAGGATTGATTTAGAGATCACCATGATTTTGATCTCGAACATGAATGCATGTATATTTGTTTGCTTCCAACTTTACCATGTGAAAAGGTACCCTAGTACTGTTCCTTATATGTCACTTGTTATGCTTGTGATCCTTACATTGGCGCACATGGTCCCTCTTGTGCTAAACTTTGAAGCACAGTTCTTAAGGCAACATACGCGGAATATATACCTAAATAGTTATTCATGGCTCGAAGTGAACGAGGTGATTGTAAGAGTTGCTAAAATGGTAGCCTTCCTCCTGCAATTTCAACTTCTCCGGTTAGCCTGGACAGCACGACATACAGGTGATAGTAATCAATCCGGCATATCAGTTGCTGAGAGAAAGACTTTATTAGTTTCATTGCCGATATACATTGTTGGTGGGATGGTTGCATTTTTCTTGAAATCAACGAGGAATTCCCATAGCAAGGGGCCGCTTGCACTTAACTGTTCACGAGCTTGCCAGCAACAACAAAATCTCTGGGGGGATTTTATAGCATATGCTAGCCTGATACTTGATGGCTTTCTATTCCCTCAAGTCCTTCTTAACATATTTCAGATGTCAAGGCGCAGTGCTCTGTCTACGCCATTTGTCCTAGGAACGACATTCGTTCATTCAATACCTCATGCCTACCATCTTTATCAAGCCAAAAACTATGTTCCTGCACATGATGGTCCGGATGTCTATGTGAATCGTAGTGCAGAGTTGTATTCTTCGGCTTGGGATATTATCAGTCCACTGGTGAGTTTGTTGCTTGTTGCAATCATATTTTTGCAGCAAAGATATGGTGGCCGCTTTTTCCTTCCTAAAAAATTTCAGGGAGTTGAAATTATGCGCAGAAGTGTGAGCAATTAG
- the LOC108210388 gene encoding pentatricopeptide repeat-containing protein At2g45350, chloroplastic, whose translation MGVCSNLNQPWNSIHPTVTLFRYCKTQADINQIHARIITTGLIRSSLLTTKLIISFTSSQHTPLIKFARYVLNYRNDGDPFLWNLVIKCFSHGEEPIEAVVLFCLMLEKGVFVDKFSFSLVLKACSRLQLVNEGVQIHGLLRKFEFGCDLVLQNCLICMYCKCGCVELGRRVFDEMIVRDSVSFNSMIDGYVKSGKIGLGRDLFDSMPVELRNLITWNCMISGYGDRFESAWELFREMPERDLISWNLMLDCCAKCGEMEVANDLFNKMPKRDVISWANMIDGYGRLGCVDIARGLFDDMGERDVVSYNVMMAGYVQNGHCKEALELFHVMLRERKFYPDHTTFVITLSAIAQLGNIDEGIFVHRYLEENNFMVEGKLGVSLINMYAKCGSIEIAMHVFEIIKEKNADHWNAMIGGLAVHGLGEIAFDLFIEMERLCVQPDDITFIGVLNACGHAGMVKEGIICFEIMRRIHKLEPKLQHYGCMVDILGRAGHIEEAARFIQDMPIEPNDVVWRTLLSACKIYENLSIGEDVAKYLIRRDPHNSGSYVLLSNIYASLSMWDCVRNVRTIMKERELEKIPGCSWIEIEGAPHEFLVGDRLHPQAKEIYSSLDMWHNIIRDVMF comes from the coding sequence ATGGGTGTCTGCTCAAATTTGAACCAACCATGGAACTCTATACACCCCACAGTTACACTCTTCCGATATTGCAAAACACAAGCTGATATTAATCAAATACATGCCAGAATTATAACTACAGGTCTTATTAGAAGTTCTTTACTTACTACAAAGCTCATCATCAGTTTCACTTCTTCGCAGCACACTCCACTCATTAAGTTTGCTCGTTACGTTTTGAATTATAGAAATGATGGTGACCCATTTCTGTGGAATTTAGTTATCAAGTGTTTTTCTCATGGTGAAGAGCCCATTGAGGCTGTTGTGTTGTTCTGTTTGATGCTTGAAAAGGGGGTTTTTGTCGATAAGTTTTCGTTTTCTTTGGTTTTGAAAGCTTGTTCTAGATTGCAGTTGGTGAATGAAGGGGTGCAGATTCATGGGTTGTTGAGGAAATTTGAGTTTGGGTGTGATTTGGTTCTGCAGAATTGTTTGATTTGTATGTATTGTAAATGTGGGTGTGTTGAGTTAGGTCGTCGAGTTTTCGATGAGATGATTGTTAGGGATTCTGTTTCGTTTAATTCGATGATTGATGGGTATGTTAAGAGTGGAAAGATAGGTCTGGGGAGGGATTTGTTTGATTCTATGCCGGTTGAGTTGAGGAATTTGATAACTTGGAATTGTATGATTAGTGGATATGGTGATAGGTTTGAGAGTGCTTGGGAGTTGTTTAGGGAAATGCCGGAGAGGGACTTGATTTCTTGGAATTTGATGCTTGATTGTTGCGCGAAATGTGGGGAGATGGAAGTTGCTAatgatttgtttaataaaatGCCGAAAAGGGATGTGATTAGTTGGGCTAATATGATCGATGGGTATGGAAGGTTAGGTTGTGTTGATATTGCTAGGGGCTTGTTTGATGACATGGGTGAGAGGGATGTTGTTTCATATAATGTGATGATGGCTGGGTATGTTCAGAATGGGCATTGTAAGGAAGCTTTAGAATTGTTTCATGTTATGTTGCGTGAGAGAAAGTTTTATCCTGATCATACAACTTTTGTGATTACTCTTTCAGCAATTGCGCAATTAGGAAACattgatgaaggaatttttgttcaTAGGTACTTGgaggaaaataattttatggttGAGGGAAAACTTGGTGTGTCCCTTATAAACATGTATGCAAAATGTGGAAGCATAGAGATCGCTATGCATGTATTTGAGATTATAAAAGAGAAAAATGCTGATCACTGGAATGCAATGATTGGTGGGTTGGCTGTTCATGGTTTGGGCGAAATAGCATTTGACTTGTTCATTGAAATGGAGAGACTTTGTGTACAACCAGATGACATTACATTCATAGGAGTGTTAAATGCTTGTGGTCATGCTGGCATGGTGAAAGAAGGCATAATATGTTTTGAAATAATGAGAAGAATTCATAAATTAGAGCCTAAACTACAACACTATGGATGCATGGTTGACATACTCGGTCGAGCAGGGCATATAGAAGAAGCTGCAAGATTTATACAGGACATGCCAATTGAGCCAAATGATGTTGTTTGGAGAACTCTGCTTAGTGCTTGTAAGATTTATGAAAATCTGAGTATTGGAGAGGACGTGGCTAAGTATTTGATTCGCAGGGATCCTCATAATTCAGGCTCGTATGTGCTTCTGTCCAATATCTATGCTAGTTTGAGTATGTGGGATTGTGTCAGAAATGTAAGGACAATAATGAAAGAAAGAGAACTGGAGAAAATTCCAGGTTGTAGTTGGATTGAAATAGAGGGAGCTCCTCATGAGTTCTTGGTGGGTGATAGATTGCATCCTCAAGCAAAAGAGATATATTCCTCGTTAGACATGTGGCACAATATAATCAGAGATGTCATGTTTTAG
- the LOC108210387 gene encoding uncharacterized protein LOC108210387 isoform X2, whose amino-acid sequence MYGQLIFLLHGFWSESSGKGCFIGSAPWYSSEGEPLNLEVMFKLNFSMSSTYSNSFVTGELKSLSHLNDESYFSPISILSFPEVTWYEYKLISEENLKGFNVFNNTKKRSVLGSQTGEICSIFNRNYITFNLEYASSCSSSLKNCSLLDGKPEYRPTSVSLHSIQCNEYENKMRFLVHLTNSSRVGGYEMFDPSTTLFGEGFWYEKTNSLVLVACKISSSNSFGDAHVGDCSFRLSLYYPSVWSIEHRDRAAGHIWTNKTAEDVGYFGMINFRTSDACIKAPSLKYEYTEIEKVNKFFPKKAVTREETFPTGHYHDMRFDMSVPNSEYFGWGSAEPIFIGDESYADFSVFIQQSRQGGFGKTLESQGRYAEVVSHNIPLNISYKLIFFSNGDAKLGAGHSSLNTSLNSFGQLVISAEGVYDAETGHLCMVGCRNLVSNNLLDCDILLNFQFSGSMKTQGGLVKGSMQSTREQSDELFFQHLNITSSRFSDSDAERSLWRIDLEITMILISNMNACIFVCFQLYHVKRYPSTVPYMSLVMLVILTLAHMVPLVLNFEAQFLRQHTRNIYLNSYSWLEVNEVIVRVAKMVAFLLQFQLLRLAWTARHTGDSNQSGISVAERKTLLVSLPIYIVGGMVAFFLKSTRNSHSKGPLALNCSRACQQQQNLWGDFIAYASLILDGFLFPQVLLNIFQMSRRSALSTPFVLGTTFVHSIPHAYHLYQAKNYVPAHDGPDVYVNRSAELYSSAWDIISPLVSLLLVAIIFLQQRYGGRFFLPKKFQGVEIMRRSVSN is encoded by the coding sequence ATGTATGGTCAATTGATTTTCTTGCTGCATGGATTCTGGTCAGAGTCTTCTGGGAAAGGTTGCTTTATAGGATCTGCTCCTTGGTACTCCAGTGAAGGTGAGCCTCTCAATCTTGAAGTTATGTTTAAGCTGAATTTTTCTATGAGTTCCACATATTCTAATAGTTTTGTAACTGGGGAGTTAAAAAGCCTGAGTCACTTGAATGATGAGAGTTATTTTAGTCCGATTTCAATATTGTCTTTTCCAGAAGTAACGTGGTATGAGTACAAGTTGATATCTGAGGAAAATCTGAAAGGTTTCAATGtatttaataatactaaaaaaagaTCAGTTCTTGGTTCACAAACTGGAGAAATTTGTTCCATTTTCAACAgaaattatattacttttaattTGGAGTATGCTAGCAGTTGCAGCAGTTCTCTGAAGAATTGTTCTCTGCTTGATGGAAAACCTGAATATAGACCCACTTCAGTTTCCTTGCACTCCATTCAATGCAATGAATACGAAAACAAGATGCGGTTTTTGGTACACCTTACTAACAGCAGCCGTGTTGGGGGGTATGAAATGTTTGATCCCAGCACAACATTGTTTGGGGAAGGATTCTGGTACGAAAAAACAAATTCTTTAGTCCTTGTTGCTTGCAAGATTTCAAGTTCAAATTCTTTTGGAGATGCTCATGTTGGGGATTGTTCGTTTCGGTTGAGCCTGTATTACCCTTCAGTATGGTCAATTGAACAtagagacagagctgcgggacaTATTTGGACGAATAAGACTGCAGAAGATGTAGGCTACTTTGGCATGATCAATTTTAGGACTTCTGATGCATGTATTAAAGCTCCTTCTCTAAAGTACGAATACACTGAAATTGAGAAGGTAAATAAGTTTTTCCCAAAGAAGGCTGTAACAAGGGAAGAGACATTCCCAACTGGACATTATCATGATATGAGGTTTGACATGTCTGTCCCGAATTCAGAGTATTTTGGTTGGGGTTCTGCAGAACCCATTTTCATAGGCGATGAATCGTATGCTGATTTTTCTGTCTTCATACAACAATCAAGACAGGGAGGTTTTGGAAAAACTTTAGAATCCCAGGGCAGGTATGCAGAAGTTGTTTCCCATAACATTCCATTGAATATCAGttacaaattaatttttttctcaaatggCGATGCCAAATTGGGAGCTGGCCATTCTTCACTGAATACATCCCTAAATTCATTCGGTCAGCTGGTTATCTCTGCCGAAGGCGTTTATGATGCTGAAACAGGACACCTTTGCATGGTTGGCTGTAGAAATCTGGTCTCCAACAATTTACTGGACTGTGATATATTACTGAATTTCCAGTTTTCAGGATCAATGAAGACTCAAGGTGGTTTAGTTAAAGGTAGCATGCAAAGCACAAGGGAACAAAGTGACGAGCTTTTCTTTCAGCACTTGAACATTACATCATCCCGGTTCTCTGATTCTGATGCAGAGCGATCTCTATGGAGGATTGATTTAGAGATCACCATGATTTTGATCTCGAACATGAATGCATGTATATTTGTTTGCTTCCAACTTTACCATGTGAAAAGGTACCCTAGTACTGTTCCTTATATGTCACTTGTTATGCTTGTGATCCTTACATTGGCGCACATGGTCCCTCTTGTGCTAAACTTTGAAGCACAGTTCTTAAGGCAACATACGCGGAATATATACCTAAATAGTTATTCATGGCTCGAAGTGAACGAGGTGATTGTAAGAGTTGCTAAAATGGTAGCCTTCCTCCTGCAATTTCAACTTCTCCGGTTAGCCTGGACAGCACGACATACAGGTGATAGTAATCAATCCGGCATATCAGTTGCTGAGAGAAAGACTTTATTAGTTTCATTGCCGATATACATTGTTGGTGGGATGGTTGCATTTTTCTTGAAATCAACGAGGAATTCCCATAGCAAGGGGCCGCTTGCACTTAACTGTTCACGAGCTTGCCAGCAACAACAAAATCTCTGGGGGGATTTTATAGCATATGCTAGCCTGATACTTGATGGCTTTCTATTCCCTCAAGTCCTTCTTAACATATTTCAGATGTCAAGGCGCAGTGCTCTGTCTACGCCATTTGTCCTAGGAACGACATTCGTTCATTCAATACCTCATGCCTACCATCTTTATCAAGCCAAAAACTATGTTCCTGCACATGATGGTCCGGATGTCTATGTGAATCGTAGTGCAGAGTTGTATTCTTCGGCTTGGGATATTATCAGTCCACTGGTGAGTTTGTTGCTTGTTGCAATCATATTTTTGCAGCAAAGATATGGTGGCCGCTTTTTCCTTCCTAAAAAATTTCAGGGAGTTGAAATTATGCGCAGAAGTGTGAGCAATTAG